In the genome of Brienomyrus brachyistius isolate T26 chromosome 17, BBRACH_0.4, whole genome shotgun sequence, one region contains:
- the npat gene encoding protein NPAT, which yields MLLPSDIARLVLGYLQQEGLSATSQAFILESPNLKEYAEHSTDDGTIPACVFSLFGKNLTTILNEYVAAKATETSQEPQIPAMMTSLWKKLEFTLNQIKCMQNSPAVHQNQRLRTRNGIMNLRRQRALSSPLSPAPRIPSSPAPSGHYIPSPISAPQSILGHTAAVCYSSLQTRTTPICQPQVQDGSRLFISVNRDSPLQVAVPEHRINPGPLSPARRKCDSPRRRGGGLSGCSGPGRGSLLPNVPPPELQSESHQEAVSENFPQMVIENAREKILNDKSLQEKLAENINKILGSEISPQASKQAACSSVEQDQSIDEILGLQGEIHMTDDAIQDILEQTESDPAFQALFDLFDCGKDKNSDADHHGDVNTSTPSLESNEAEPSDCFSVTSDQGAGPEDSAPGTETPRKTRTQKVPELKSKKSRKITHPLSSTSRTTQALNPPRPSDEVRPDLPSQMKMSTEGKTLVCDDREARTLQPLPQGSPIKDANPTVVENVPEMPPEEDTSMDVDGPSGATSQENAGQFILQPEFQQIPQASKDPGGRPSRTSPCESERDPSEAGEVNPAERTSEISLDLEAAEVSVLGFSIEVPHVLEHSAEPQIPEASPTLSINTDSAVVNNQKAALEHSPSSQKGSPSLGQAAQGSAATTQEITHLPEDSSASPPEATLSLSSALAPSPAKEHNTSKIVSLKIIISDEQAGDSALCQAVSSITGDQVPTIILSSPAKSPAKAPGGFSVTAEETVQAVSCLQCTELTGKPAEPVAGVDENLQLSLPGELVSEGGFIQLLPSAASYGGSSNYFIVTDQSMVSHSPGVVVLPDGSPLGPVASPTHILATPPRARSISVTQDASKTYPSGSTLIITSPVQPMLQSMMVPASVVSQKNTGTFTIVSNQLVTLPVTSAKVTPSSKSKPRLAPKETAGSGKAGAPVSGLEAKVEIPLRPAVPLLAPQGPGHLTLSDAAITEAAPGPSAPSHRRMLCFDTDSPGHADAAAPSGIAPSPPVTPQTVVSQPPAVSSTSSPAVSASPARQPPKESPGSSGSRCPKIRTVQPTILRGSRAARAELLKCPESLTTPENERPPLDCAAGDTKKSPNAKSDAGLVAKAPSAIVRTEATPAEAPGRSVFARKQQIVDKREFSVAESAGPAKSKPGGAKKEDQRSRTEAGEKPQAKGREGRAERRGSSLEPPHVTANKENRLEGSRCEHHPMGPAPVGEPGPNTIGSPAPISQAGSCKVPNKTSPLTKQAAEMLQDIQGLIPASTPSKRTGLGCSELSHPRTPNLGGAAEEPPDCLRTPIRQRHGREREGTPRHLVATPDVPTCSPASEAGSESSINMAAQTLISLSRAGRAGTPLKDSILQQGVASAAVNIATVAPKAKKRKQSESHTTPTAKKELHLSGSASSKKKSKKQKRLLDSFPDDLDVDKFLSSLHYDE from the exons ATGTTGCTACCGTCCGACATAGCGAGGCTTGTTTTGG GTTACCTGCAACAGGAGGGTCTATCCGCTACAAGCCAGGCCTTCATTTTAGAAAGCCCCAATCTGAAGGAATACGCGGAGCACAGCACGGACGATGGGACAATCCCTGCCTGCGTGTTT TCCTTGTTTGGGAAAAATCTGACAACGATCTTGAATGAATATGTTGCCGCTAAAGCCACGG AAACCAGCCAAGAACCACAAATACCCGCCATGATGACATCATTGTGGAAGAAGTTAGAATTCACTCTAAACCAAATCAA ATGTATGCAGAATTCACCAGCGGTGCACCAGAACCAGCGAC TCCGTACTCGCAACGGAATTATGAATCTGAGGCGGCAGAGGGCGCTGTCATCCCCTTTGTCCCCAGCCCCCAGGATTCCTTCATCCCCAGCCCCATCTGGCCACTACATTCCAAGCCCCATCTCTGCCCCTCAAAGCATTCTGGGACACACGGCAGCAGTTTGCTACAGCTCCCTGCAGACCCGGACTACTCCGATTTGCCAGCCTCAGGTCCAGGATGGGAGCAGACTTTTCATCAGCGTGAACC GAGATTCCCCTCTGCAAGTTGCGGTTCCTGAGCACAGGATAAACCCCGGTCCATTATCCCCTGCCCGTAGAAAATG TGACTCCCcgaggaggaggggagggggcctGAGTGGGTGCAGTGGACCGGGGCGGGGCAGTTTGCTACCTAACGTACCCCCCCCGGAGCTGCAGAGCGAGTCACATCAGGAGGCAGTCAGCGAGAATTTCCCC CAAATGGTTATAGAGAATGCAAGGGAGAAGATACTGAACGACAAGTCACTGCAAGAAAAGCTGGCAGAAAACATAAACAAAATCCTGGGAAG TGAAATTAGTCCTCAGGCCTCAAAGCAAGCAGCGTGCAGTTCAGTGGAGCAGGACCAGTCCATAGATGAGATACTCGGCCTACAG ggAGAAATCCACATGACAGATGATGCCATCCAGGATATCCTAGAGCAGACGGAATCGGATCCGGCCTTTCAAGCTCTCTTTGACCTTTTCGATTGCG GTAAAGACAAAAATAGCGACGCCGATCACCACGGAGATGTGAACACCAGCACTCCCAGCTTGGAGAGCAATGAGGCGGAGCCGAGCGACTGCTTTTCTGTGACCTCGGATCAGG GTGCTGGCCCTGAGGATTCAGCCCCTGGCACCGAGACTCCTAGAAAGACGAGGACGCAAAAAGTACCGGAGCTGAAAAGCAAGAAAAGTAGGAAAATCACACACCCTCTTTCAAGCACCTCAAGGACGACTCAGGCATTGAATCCTCCACGTCCATCCGATGAAGTAAGACCAGATCTGCCTTCTCAGATGAAAATGTCGACTGAGGGCAAAACCTTAGTCTGTGACGATAGAGAGGCAAGGACTTTGCAGCCTCTCCCACAGGGCAGCCCCATCAAAGACGCTAATCCGACCGTGGTGGAGAATGTCCCGGAAATGCCTCCAGAAGAAGACACAAGCATGGATGTTGACGGACCATCTGGTGCCACATCGCAAGAGAACGCTGGGCAGTTTATTCTTCAGCCTGAGTTCCAGCAAATCCCCCAGGCCTCCAAAGATCCTGGAGGACGACCAAGTCGAACTTCACCATGCGAGTCTGAGAGGGACCCCTCTGAGGCTGGAGAGGTCAACCCTGCTGAGAGGACCTCTGAGATCAGCCTGGATTTGGAGGCGGCTGAGGTGTCTGTGTTGGGTTTTTCCATTGAGGTTCCTCATGTTCTGGAACATTCTGCTGAACCCCAAATTCCAGAAGCATCGCCTACTTTGTCCATTAATACTGACAGCGCAGTTGTAAATAACCAGAAAGCAGCACTGGAACATTCCCCATCTTCCCAGAAAGGTTCGCCCTCCCTTGGTCAGGCTGCACAAGGCTCAGCGGCAACAACACAAGAGATCACCCATCTTCCTGAAGATAGTTCAGCTTCTCCACCTGAAGCTACTCTTTCATTGTCTTCTGCCCTTGCCCCGTCCCCTGCCAAGGAACACAACACTAGTAAAATAGTCTCGCTGAAGATCATCATCAGCGACGAGCAGGCAGGAGATTCTGCCCTCTGCCAGGCGGTCTCCAGCATCACGGGCGACCAGGTCCCCACCATCATCCTCTCCTCGCCGGCCAAGTCCCCCGCCAAAGCTCCAGGAGGCTTCTCTGTGACGGCGGAGGAGACCGTGCAGGCTGTGAGCTGTTTACAGTGCACAGAGCTCACCGGCAAACCCGCGGAGCCGGTGGCTGGTGTGGACGAGAACCTGCAACTCTCGCTTCCCGGCGAATTGGTGTCAGAAGGGGGGTTTATCCAGTTGCTGCCCTCTGCAGCCTCTTATGGGGGCTCCAGCAACTACTTCATCGTGACGGATCAGTCGATGGTCAGTCACTCGCCTGGCGTGGTGGTGCTGCCCGACGGTTCTCCCCTAGGCCCGGTGGCCAGCCCCACACACATCCTGGCAACTCCTCCTCGAGCTCGGTCCATCTCTGTGACGCAGGATGCCTCAAAGACCTACCCATCTG GTTCGACACTCATCATAACATCACCCGTGCAGCCCATGCTGCAAAGCATGATGGTACCAGCATCTGTGGTCAGCCAAAAGAATACTGGGACATTTACCATAGTCTCCAATCAG CTGGTGACCTTGCCGGTTACTTCTGCGAAAGTTACACCCAGCTCCAAATCGAAACCCAGACTGGCACCCAAGGAAACAGCCGGCTCTG GTAAAGCAGGTGCTCCTGTGTCTGGGTTGGAGGCGAAGGTCGAGATCCCACTGAGGCCAGCTGTCCCCCTCCTGGCCCCCCAGGGCCCAGGACACCTGACACTCTCAGATGCCGCCATCACAGAAGCCGCCCCGGGCCCCAGTGCTCCCAGTCACCGCAGGATGCTGTGCTTCGACACCGACAGCCCCGGCCATGCGGACGCAGCCGCGCCATCCGGAATCGCCCCATCGCCCCCAGTGACACCACAGACGGTGGTCTCTCAGCCCCCCGCCGTCTCCTCTACCTCGTCCCCTGCTGTCAGCGCGTCCCCTGCCAGGCAGCCTCCCAAGGAGAGTCCTGGCAGCTCGGGCAGCCGGTGTCCCAAGATCCGGACCGTACAGCCAACCATCCTCAGGGGCAGCAGGGCGGCAAGGGCCGAGCTGTTAAAATGCCCCGAAAGTCTGACCACGCCTGAGAATGAGAGGCCCCCCCTGGACTGTGCTGCGGGTGACACTAAGAAATCCCCTAACGCCAAAAGTGACGCCGGTCTTGTGGCGAAAGCTCCGAGCGCCATCGTGAGGACGGAGGCCACGCCGGCGGAAGCTCCCGGCAGGTCTGTGTTCGCGAGAAAGCAGCAGATCGTGGACAAGAGGGAATTCTCTGTGGCCGAGAGCGCGGGGCCTGCCAAATCCAAGCCCGGTGGCGCCAAGAAGGAGGACCAGAGGAGCAGAACAGAGGCTGGGGAGAAACCACAGGCCAAAGGCCGGGAGGGTCGGGCAGAGCGGAGGGGCTCCTCGCTAGAGCCGCCCCATGTCACGGCTAATAAGGAGAACAGACTGGAAGGGAGTCGGTGTGAGCATCACCCCATGGGCCCTGCCCCGGTGGGAGAGCCCGGCCCGAACACCATCGGATCTCCGGCACCCATCTCCCAGGCTGGCTCTTGCAAAGTCCCGAATAAGACTAGCCCTCTGACCAAGCAGGCCGCCGAGATGCTGCAGGACATCCAGGGGCTGATCCCGGCCTCCACGCCCTCTAAGAGGACGGGGCTAGGCTGCTCCGAGCTGTCCCACCCCAGAACTCCCAATCTGGGTGGCGCGGCAGAGGAGCCTCCTGACTGCCTGCGGACTCCCATCCGGCAGCGGCACGGCCGGGAGCGGGAGGGCACCCCCCGGCACCTCGTCGCCACGCCCGACGTCCCCACCTGCAGCCCGGCCAGCGAGGCCGGCAGCGAGAGCAGCATCAACATGGCTGCCCAGACGCTCATCTCCCTGTCCCGTGCCGGCAGGGCCGGCACGCCCCTAAAGGACAGCATTCTACAGCAGGGCGTGGCGTCCGCCGCAGTGAACATCGCTACGGTGGCTCCCAAGGCCAAAAAGCGCAAGCAGTCGGAATCACACACCACCCCAACTGCCAAGAAAGAGCTTCATCTCTCTGGGTCAGCGTCCAGTAAGAAAAAGTCTAAG AAACAAAAGAGGCTGCTTGATTCCTTCCCTGATGACCTGGACGTCGATAAGTTCCTGTCATCGCTGCACTATGACGAATAA
- the mmp20a gene encoding LOW QUALITY PROTEIN: matrix metalloproteinase-20 (The sequence of the model RefSeq protein was modified relative to this genomic sequence to represent the inferred CDS: substituted 1 base at 1 genomic stop codon) yields MQAFFGLEKSGQLDPRTLEVMKRERCGVPDVQQYNSQPNRPKWKNHTITYRIQNYTPDLTKQEVENTFRRALKIWSDVAPLRFIRVDHGEADIMINFASKGHGDFFPFDGPSGVLAHAFEPGEDLGGDVHFDEDEVWRMGRRKPGYDLFTVAAHELGHSLGLPHSKDPSALMYPSYRYSSMAQYTLPRDDALAIQALYGRGKKPTALXGHKKCNPGMTFDAVAMIGQELAFFKNSYMWLRATGPDHQYFLREGYSSTYLPSIGSPVDAAYDIASKGVAYIFTGSKYWIVQQLNKKSYYQGSIYDFGFPPGVKQIDAAVHVNTFGKTYFFVRDVYYRYDEDENAMDPGYPRKIKTDWPIIGNRIDAAFEHSGYIHFFSGKTVHTFDYIRQRMWYAGTANAWLGC; encoded by the exons ATGCAGGCCTTCTTTGGCCTGGAGAAGAGCGGACAGCTTGACCCCCGAACCCTGGAGGTGATGAAGAGGGAAAGATGCGGAGTGCCGGACGTTCAGCAGTACAATTCCCAGCCCAACAGACCCAAGTGGAAGAACCACACCATCACTTACAG GATTCAGAACTACACTCCTGACCTGACAAAGCAAGAGGTGGAGAACACATTCCGCAGAGCCCTGAAGATCTGGAGCGATGTAGCTCCACTGAGGTTTATCAGAGTTGACCACGGGGAAGCAGACATCATGATAAACTTTGCTTCGAAAG GACATGGCGATTTCTTTCCCTTTGACGGCCCCAGCGGCGTACTGGCTCACGCTTTCGAACCTGGGGAGGACTTAGGGGGTGACGTGCACTTTGATGAGGACGAGGTCTGGAGGATGGGACGCCGTAAGCCTG GTTACGACCTGTTTACCGTGGCTGCTCACGAGCTGGGACATTCACTGGGCCTCCCTCATTCCAAGGACCCTTCGGCCCTCATGTACCCCAGCTACAGATACAGCAGCATGGCCCAGTACACCCTGCCCAGAGACGATGCCCTTGCGATCCAGGCACTGTACGGTAGGGGAAAAAAACCGACGGCTTTATGAGGCCACA AGAAATGCAATCCCGGCATGACTTTCGATGCAGTGGCGATGATCGGGCAGGAATTAGCTTTCTTCAAAAACAG TTACATGTGGCTGAGAGCTACAGGGCCAGATCATCAGTACTTTCTGAGAGAGGGGTACAGCAGCACCTACCTGCCCAGCATCGGCTCACCCGTGGATGCTGCCTATGACATCGCAAGCAAGGGCGTGGCCTACATCTTCACTG GTTCTAAGTACTGGATAGTGCAGCAGTTAAATAAGAAGAGCTACTATCAGGGATCTATCTATGACTTTGGATTTCCTCCAGGAGTGAAGCAGATTGATGCTGCTGTCCACGTGAATACGTTTGGGAAAACGTATTTCTTTGTAAGAGATGTGTACTACAG GTATGATGAGGACGAAAATGCAATGGACCCAGGCTACCCAAGAAAAATCAAAACTGATTGGCCAATCATTGGAAATAGAATCGATGCTGCATTTGAACATTCAG GATACATCCACTTCTTCTCCGGAAAAACAGTGCATACGTTTGACTACATAAGGCAGCGGATGTGGTATGCAGGAACAGCTAATGCCTGGCTGGGCTGCTGA
- the mmp20b gene encoding matrix metalloproteinase-20 — protein sequence MNYLSLPWPWALVFVLSYSSRMVAAVEQSSDQETEPHRRAAARDLTLATEYLRRYYGLQTEPSWRRKRSDSSLGNRLRDMQRFFGLNATGSLDSETLGVMKAPRCGVPDVLDYTDKSGSRWTKRIISYNIGRYTSDIPPATVDRLIDSALNVWGRVSPLTFVRSLSREADIMVDFAAREHGDSYPFDGPLGTLAHAFGPGEGTGGDAHFDDDELWTAGSHGFNLYLVAAHEFGHSLGLGHSTNPESLMYPTYKRQNQHNLLSREDVVKINILYGTRGILPYYYSKTSLSPYYNIWNLVPRYPLLMQDKCNPNLSFDAVTSVGDANMFFKDSYLWIKYDQQCETKEGPVRNFIPKIDSNIDAAYSVPQRSLVYLFKASKFWTMKGSQVRKKPKSIYKFGISKEVERLDAAVHVNDTGHTLLFVKDMYWSYNENRRAMVDSKPRYISEDFPGINASISAAVYKDGFIHFFVGPVVFKYNYVQKQVVSVGKANSWLGC from the exons ATGAACTATCTTTCGCTTCCCTGGCCCTGGGCTCTCGTTTTTGTGCTGAGCTACTCGTCCCGCATGGTAGCAGCGGTGGAACAAAGCAGCGATCAAGAAACTGAACCTCACAGACGAGCTGCCGCCAGGGATCTGACACTCGCTACA GAATACCTCCGGCGATATTACGGCCTGCAGACAGAGCCCTCCTGGCGCAGGAAGAGGAGCGACTCCTCGCTCGGAAACAGATTGCGAGACATGCAGCGTTTCTTTGGCCTCAACGCTACCGGCAGCCTGGACTCAGAGACCCTGGGGGTCATGAAGGCCCCGCGGTGCGGAGTACCTGATGTGCTGGATTATACTGACAAATCTGGGAGCAGGTGGACCAAGAGGATCATTTCATACAA CATTGGCAgatacaccagtgacatccctcCCGCCACTGTTGACCGTTTGATTGATTCTGCCCTCAACGTCTGGGGAAGGGTCAGTCCGCTGACCTTCGTTAGGTCACTTTCCCGTGAGGCAGACATCATGGTGGATTTTGCAGCCCGTG AACACGGAGATTCCTACCCCTTTGATGGGCCCCTGGGCACGCTGGCCCACGCATTTGGCCCTGGGGAGGGCACAGGAGGCGACGCCCACTTTGACGATGATGAATTATGGACAGCTGGGTCACATG GGTTCAACCTGTACCTAGTTGCAGCACATGAATTTGGCCACTCCTTGGGTCTTGGACATTCTACTAACCCAGAGTCTCTGATGTATCCTACATACAAGAGACAAAACCAACACAATCTGCTTTCGAGGGAAGATGTCGTTAAAATCAATATCCTTTATG GAACAAGAGGAATCCTGCCATATTACTATTCAAAGACAAGTTTGAGTCCCTACTACAACATCTGGAATCTAGTTCCTCGGTATCCTCTTCTGATGCAAGATAAGTGCAACCCAAACCTGTCTTTCGACGCCGTTACATCAGTGGGAGATGCCAACATGTTTTTCAAAGACAG CTATCTCTGGATCAAGTATGACCAGCAGTGTGAGACTAAAGAAGGTCCGGTCAGAAATTTCATCCCGAAAATTGACTCGAACATCGATGCTGCCTACTCCGTTCCCCAACGGTCCCTCGTTTACCTATTTAAAG CATCCAAGTTCTGGACCATGAAGGGATCTCAGGTGAGAAAAAAACCGAAATCCATCTACAAATTTGGGATTTCCAAGGAGGTGGAGCGCTTAGACGCGGCGGTGCATGTGAACGACACGGGGCACACTCTGTTATTCGTCAAGGACATGTACTGGAG CTACAATGAAAACCGAAGAGCTATGGTAGACTCCAAACCTCGATATATCAGCGAGGATTTCCCAGGGATAAATGCATCAATAAGTGCAGCGGTCTACAAAGACG GTTTCATCCATTTCTTCGTCGGGCCAGTAGTTTTTAAGTACAACTATGTCCAGAAGCAGGTCGTCAGCGTGGGCAAAGCAAACAGTTGGTTGGGTTGCTAA